From one Trachemys scripta elegans isolate TJP31775 chromosome 14, CAS_Tse_1.0, whole genome shotgun sequence genomic stretch:
- the LOC117887094 gene encoding butyrophilin subfamily 1 member A1-like has translation MTRKVPLFFPGTTVSSALPSYVALCLTLQVHRLASAQFTVTGPDHPVIASIAGEAILPCHLSPRMSAENMEVRWFRSQFSPAVHLYRDGQDQYGEQMLEYRGRTELLKNNITNGRASLRIRDIRPSDDGPYVCFFQSGVSYEDAILELQVADFWLITGYCRIITSSFISSVGFGSAPAISVEGHQDGGIRVVCRSAGWYPQPEAQWRDLQGQLLPSASENISQEANDLFQTEIAIVITEESNQKVFCSVRNLLLNQERESEISIAELFFPRVNPWMVALGVILALLAVLIGLASYCFWRQHRAKGEVTKGGNLVVDG, from the exons ATGACGAGGAAGGTTCCCTTGTTCTTCCCCGGCACCACAGTGAGCTCTGCTCTGCCCAGTTACGTCGCTCTGTGCCTCACTCTACAGGTTCACAGGCTGGCGTCAG CACAGTTCACAGTGACTGGACCTGACCACCCAGTCATTGCCTCCATTGCAGGGGAGGCCATCCTGCCCTGCCACCTCTCCCCCAGGATGAGCGCTGAGAACATGGAGGTGAGATGGTTCCGATCCCAGTTCTCTCCAGCTGTGCACCTGTACCGTGATGGGCAGGATCAGTACGGAGAGCAGATGTTGGAATATCGAGGAAGAACTGAGCTTTTGAAAAACAACAtcaccaatgggagagcttcccTGAGAATACGCGATATCCGACCCTCCGATGATGGGCCATATGTGTGTTTTTTTCAGTCCGGTGTCTCTTATGAAGATGCTATATTGGAACTGCAGGTGGCAG ACTTTTGGCTCATTACGGGGTACTGTAGGATTATCACAAGTTCATTTATTTCTTCTGTAGGTTTCGGCTCTGCTCCTGCCATCTCTGTGGAGGGACATCAGGACGGAGGGATCCGGGTTGTGTGTCGATCAGCCGGATGGTACCCACAGCCTGAGGCTCAGTGGAGAGATCTCCAGGGGCAGCTCTTGCCATCAGCTTCTGAAAACATATCCCAAGAGGCCAATGACCTGTTTCAAACAGAGATTGCCATTGTTATAACAGAAGAGTCCAACCAGAAAGTGTTCTGCTCTGTCAGGAATCTCCTTCTCAACCAGGAGAGAGAGTCAGAGATTTCCATAGCAG AGCTGTTTTTCCCGAGGGTCAATCCCTGGATGGTGGCTCTGGGTGTGATCCTGGCTCTCCTGGCTGTTCTCATTGGCCTGGCCAGTTACTGCTTCTGGAGGCAACACAGAGCGAAAGGTGAAGTAACAAAAGGGGGGAATTTGGTGGTAGATGGATAG